Part of the Leishmania major strain Friedlin complete genome, chromosome 7 genome is shown below.
CGGCAAGCAGAAGCTGGCTTTCACCTGCGAAGGTGCGACTGGAGCCGTGCACATCATCGGGTACACACAGctcgcggaggaggaggaggacgccatagatgacgaggatgacgatGATATGatggacgacgaggacgtcgCGTAACGTTGAGTTGGAAAAGAAGGCGCGGTGGAGcacgtgtgtacgtgtgtctgcgtgtaaGCCCCTGCGCGATGACGTCTTGGTTGTCCTGCGCGATGGGCGTGGTGCCACCAGTGACGAACGCCCCGCCACAtccgtgcgtgcatgcgtgcgccgctgatTTCCTTGAAAAGGCCGTGCATCTCCGGTAGGCGTGTACGTGACGCTAAAACGGGTCATTGCCCTGACAGGGTGGGGCCGGCAGTGGATGAGACGCGTCACTGCCTGCGTGATGACGGCACGTGTCTAGGtaagggaggggaggaggcgacaCATTGGGAAGCTGGACCATCGGATGCCTCATTCCTCACTGCCACACGGCGtctttcctttctctgtTCACCGTCATAGCAAAGCTGACACAGGCGCTCTGCACGGACTCTCTCCCTACTTTCAGAAGCACAGGCGCGCGCAGTCGATGGCGCCCTTCGCCTCGGCAAGGagcctccccccctctccacacacacacacacacacacaccgaagCGAAAGTGAATGCAGAAGAGGGAAGGTAGGCGCGTGCCAACGCGATGCCTGTTGATGTGCGGCGCTGCTACTCGCCTGTTGCTCAACGACGTACGTGGGCGGGGAGATCGTTCGCGCACGTGCGTCCTCTTCGACTGCCCCGTTACCGCTcacccctctgcccctccacccccttcGGCTGCGTGGCCACCccacggcggtgcgtgcgcgttgctgcgcgccgccgtttGCTTTGCTCGGATCGTGGTGTTCTATGCCATGTCTTCGCGCTAAAAGGGGGTTGCGGTGCACGCCATGCACcacacccccttccctcatGCACTTGCCACCGCCTTCTCgccccttctcccttcttCTGCGCTACCATCCCGCGAACTGCCCGGTGGCGCTCACCAAATCCCCTtgctttccctccctcccccttctccgccgtccacgcgcatgcgcagtAACACACCTCCGTCGCCCACTCTTTAATCATCTTCACGTATAACCGTAGTCGCCACACCCAGACAACTCACGCGCGACGCACCGCATCTTCTTGTGACATCCCAGCTTCCCTTTCATCGCTCACTTGTTTCCACagacgtctctctctctctctctgccgaGCAGCTTCTTCGTGCCAtctctcctcgccgtctCAGCTGCTACCCCGTCAAGGCGACCACCTCGTCTTCTCGgcgtctctcttttcctcatCAACGACGCGGTCCTCCCTCGTGAGcacaccccctctctctctcgtgaaGTCTCCACTCTTCGTTCTCGATCCCATcacccccccacccccttctccccccaGTGTTCATCATGGAGGGCTTTTACGGTATTGAGGTGACCGCCGGCAAGCAGGTGAAGGCCAAAATCCCAGAAGagtgcgcgctgcgcgtgACGCAGCTCGCCGTTCCCGCCAACGCGGCTGGAGCCGTTTCTCTCGTTGTGTCCTTCGAGGGCAAGCTGTTCACGATTGCCACGCTGGACCCCAAGAAGGGCGTCTACCAGATGAGCACCGACCTCGTCTTTACCGAGGCACAGGAcgtctccttctctgcccAGGGTGCTGGCGCAATCCATGTCACCGGCTACGTACAGCCGGTCGGTAACGACGATATGATGATGAATGCCATGGCCGGCGAGTCGGGTGAGGAGGACGAgagcgacgatgacgacgacgacctcGAGGAGGTGTCAGGGTCGGAGAGCAATGAGATCGCCAAGACCCctgcttccgctgccgctggtgcggaggacagcgacgaggagggcgaagacgaggacgaggacgaggaggacgaggaggacgaggatgacgaggatATGCCCCCCGCCGACCTCGATGACAGCGACATgggcgaagaggacgaggaggtcgacgaggaggatgacgATGAGGGACAGGTGGACCACGAGGAAGGCGAGGATGATGAGGATAACGATgatgacgacgaggatgaggacGAGAACGAGGACGAgaacgaggacgaggacgaggacgaggacgaggacgacgaggatgacgaggacgacgtaCCGCGGAAGTTCCAGCGTGCGGAGCGCGGAGACCACCGCGATGGCTTCCGCGGCGGACGTGGCGGTGATCGCGGTGGCTTCCGTggcggtcgcggcggtgatCGCGGTGGCTTCCGTGGTGGTCGCGGCGGTGATCGCGGTGGCTTCCGTggcggtcgcggcggtgatCGCGGTGGCTTCCGTGGTGGTCGCGGCGGTGATCGCGGTGGCTTCCGTGGTGGTCGCGGCGGTGATCGCGGTGGCTTCCGTggcggtcgcggcggtgatCGCGGTGGCTTCCGTGGTGGTCGCGGCGGTGATCGCGGTGGCTTTCGCGGTGGCAAGCGCGGCCGCTACTAGGCAGTTTGTCCGTGCCTGAGGAGCGTGATGAGCGAGGTTGACAGCGGTG
Proteins encoded:
- a CDS encoding putative nucleolar RNA-binding protein, whose amino-acid sequence is MEGFYGIEVTAGKQVKAKIPEECALRVTQLAVPANAAGAVSLVVSFEGKLFTIATLDPKKGVYQMSTDLVFTEAQDVSFSAQGAGAIHVTGYVQPVGNDDMMMNAMAGESGEEDESDDDDDDLEEVSGSESNEIAKTPASAAAGAEDSDEEGEDEDEDEEDEEDEDDEDMPPADLDDSDMGEEDEEVDEEDDDEGQVDHEEGEDDEDNDDDDEDEDENEDENEDEDEDEDEDDEDDEDDVPRKFQRAERGDHRDGFRGGRGGDRGGFRGGRGGDRGGFRGGRGGDRGGFRGGRGGDRGGFRGGRGGDRGGFRGGRGGDRGGFRGGRGGDRGGFRGGRGGDRGGFRGGKRGRY